One region of Termitidicoccus mucosus genomic DNA includes:
- a CDS encoding glycosyl hydrolase, translated as MKTSPIITRLLPAALRILSAFLISALQPFSLSALFSASADLESGFASPPLSARPLGWWHWANGNVTKEGIDADLEAMKRAGMGGVQMFDVEIYMPPGPVRYGTENWFDHVTHAIRKADALGLEFHLMNTPGWSASGGPWVTEALSMKRVVWTETDTAGGEISLALPRPDTKPFYAARTVAKAKNGFYQDIAVFAVPVTGERLAAPLDRKIAWASKPVTRPVADRPGIPAARVIDLTAHMDAAGKLAATLPPGEWTLLRFGFVSTGKTNHPAVPEGHGLEIDKLDADAVAFQFERAVLPLIRKAGPLAGKTFTGLLFDSFEGGFQNWTAKLPEAFAKQKGYDFLPWLPLLTGRIIESEAASEAVLWDFRHVIEEMLAENYFGTMHRLAARHGIKLYSESQGGPLNPMSANRHVDVPMNEFWTPELSGRASRIKQSVSSASFLGRRVVAAEAFTSTPEFGKFQNTPASLKRVGDQAFALGLNRFAFHSWTHQPVTDAAPGFALGRYGVHFGRLNTWWPYADAWIAYLARSQFLLQQGRIAADICLLVDEDLGYGLPASASTLAPGHDYEVCYPADLHQMTVRGGVVSHPLAGDFRLLLTPGKTIAKTWVTTLPTLRQLRKLVADGAVLAGEPPSAPAGLDDLKNKAEFDRLVAEIWGGLDGKKNTSKKLGTGTVFAGRKPAQILAALKLARDVAWSPENAAVEFLHRATPDAEIYFISSQSAAPASLELEFRQRDRVPELWDAATGARAGATLFRQTENGIALPVAFEPWGSVFVVFRKPLPSRWATAVEPAAVSVTQTVAGLLSREPVEAVRYSDGTRAATGESASLPPAQTLAAPWRVTFPDGRGAPSRELVFEKLVSWPEHPDIGVKYYSGTAVYKTTFVVTADSSQRSAGMAGMSLRSEPARDSRDIADRNVRAPVTTVAPSVAVAPVAVPTPHQRAFLDLGAVADIARVYVNGRDAGILWKPPFRADITALLQPGENTLEIHVANRWINRLIGDEAIDDGLSYQDTGGKNKFTDGRIQKLPDWLYDPAKRGGRKRHSFSVWKHYNADSPLVPAGLLGPVTLEWLNHITPGATP; from the coding sequence ATGAAAACCAGCCCCATCATCACGCGCCTCCTTCCTGCCGCCCTCCGCATCCTGTCCGCTTTCCTTATTTCGGCCCTTCAGCCCTTCAGTCTTTCCGCCCTTTTCTCCGCCTCCGCCGATCTTGAATCCGGCTTTGCCTCGCCGCCGCTGTCGGCGCGTCCGCTCGGCTGGTGGCATTGGGCCAACGGCAACGTCACCAAGGAAGGCATCGACGCCGACCTGGAGGCGATGAAACGCGCCGGCATGGGCGGCGTACAGATGTTCGACGTGGAAATCTACATGCCGCCCGGCCCGGTGCGTTACGGCACCGAAAACTGGTTCGACCACGTCACGCACGCCATCAGGAAGGCGGATGCGCTCGGGCTTGAGTTTCACCTCATGAATACTCCCGGCTGGTCCGCCAGCGGCGGCCCGTGGGTGACGGAGGCGCTGTCCATGAAACGCGTGGTGTGGACGGAGACCGACACCGCCGGCGGCGAAATCTCGCTCGCGCTCCCCCGTCCGGACACCAAGCCATTCTACGCGGCGCGCACCGTCGCCAAGGCCAAGAACGGCTTTTATCAGGACATCGCCGTGTTCGCCGTGCCTGTCACCGGCGAGCGCCTCGCCGCCCCGCTCGACCGGAAAATCGCCTGGGCATCGAAACCCGTCACGCGCCCCGTCGCCGACCGCCCCGGCATCCCCGCGGCCCGCGTCATCGACCTCACCGCGCACATGGACGCCGCCGGAAAACTCGCCGCCACGCTCCCGCCCGGCGAGTGGACATTGCTGCGCTTCGGTTTTGTCTCCACCGGGAAAACCAACCATCCCGCCGTGCCCGAGGGCCACGGACTTGAAATCGACAAACTGGACGCGGACGCGGTCGCGTTCCAGTTCGAGCGCGCCGTCCTGCCGCTCATCCGCAAGGCCGGGCCGCTCGCCGGAAAAACCTTCACCGGACTGCTCTTCGACAGCTTCGAAGGCGGTTTTCAAAACTGGACGGCAAAGCTACCCGAAGCATTTGCGAAACAGAAAGGCTACGACTTCCTCCCCTGGCTGCCGCTGCTCACGGGCCGCATCATCGAGTCCGAGGCTGCGAGCGAAGCCGTGCTCTGGGACTTCCGTCACGTCATCGAGGAAATGCTCGCGGAAAACTATTTCGGCACCATGCACCGCCTCGCCGCGCGCCACGGCATCAAGCTTTATTCCGAGTCACAGGGCGGCCCGCTCAATCCCATGTCGGCCAACCGCCACGTGGATGTGCCGATGAACGAATTCTGGACCCCCGAGCTTTCCGGCCGCGCCTCGCGCATCAAGCAAAGCGTCTCGTCCGCGAGTTTTCTCGGGCGCCGCGTCGTGGCGGCGGAGGCGTTTACCTCCACGCCCGAGTTTGGCAAATTCCAAAACACCCCCGCCTCGCTCAAGCGCGTGGGCGACCAGGCCTTCGCGCTCGGGCTCAACCGCTTCGCCTTCCATAGCTGGACGCACCAGCCCGTCACCGACGCCGCGCCCGGCTTCGCGCTCGGCCGCTACGGCGTGCATTTCGGCCGCCTCAACACCTGGTGGCCCTACGCCGATGCGTGGATCGCCTACCTCGCGCGCAGCCAGTTTTTGCTCCAGCAGGGCCGCATCGCCGCCGACATCTGCCTGCTCGTGGACGAGGATCTCGGCTACGGTCTGCCCGCGTCCGCGAGCACCCTCGCGCCCGGCCACGATTACGAGGTGTGCTATCCGGCGGACTTGCACCAGATGACCGTGCGCGGCGGTGTCGTTTCTCATCCCCTCGCCGGTGATTTCCGACTCCTGCTCACGCCCGGCAAAACCATCGCAAAAACCTGGGTCACCACGCTCCCGACCCTGCGCCAGCTTCGCAAACTCGTCGCCGACGGTGCGGTGCTCGCGGGCGAACCGCCGTCGGCCCCGGCGGGATTGGACGACCTGAAAAACAAAGCCGAGTTCGACCGCCTCGTCGCTGAAATCTGGGGCGGCCTCGACGGAAAGAAAAACACCTCGAAAAAACTCGGCACCGGCACCGTCTTCGCCGGGCGCAAGCCCGCGCAAATCCTCGCCGCGCTCAAGCTCGCCCGCGATGTCGCGTGGTCGCCGGAAAACGCCGCCGTCGAGTTTCTCCACCGCGCCACGCCGGACGCGGAAATCTATTTCATATCGAGCCAATCCGCCGCCCCGGCGAGCCTTGAACTGGAATTTCGCCAGCGCGACCGCGTGCCCGAACTTTGGGACGCAGCCACCGGCGCGCGCGCCGGTGCGACGCTTTTCCGCCAAACCGAAAATGGCATCGCGCTGCCCGTCGCCTTCGAGCCGTGGGGCTCCGTGTTCGTTGTCTTCCGCAAGCCGCTTCCCTCGCGCTGGGCGACCGCGGTCGAACCTGCCGCCGTCAGCGTCACGCAGACCGTCGCCGGTCTGCTCTCCCGCGAGCCCGTCGAGGCGGTGCGTTATTCCGACGGCACCCGCGCCGCCACCGGCGAATCGGCTTCGCTTCCGCCCGCTCAAACCCTCGCCGCGCCCTGGCGCGTGACGTTCCCCGACGGACGCGGCGCGCCGTCGAGAGAATTGGTTTTCGAAAAACTCGTCTCCTGGCCCGAGCACCCCGATATCGGCGTGAAATATTATTCCGGCACCGCCGTGTATAAAACGACCTTCGTCGTCACCGCCGACTCCTCCCAAAGGAGCGCGGGCATGGCAGGCATGTCGCTTCGCTCGGAACCTGCCCGCGATTCCCGAGACATCGCGGACAGGAATGTCCGCGCTCCCGTCACCACCGTCGCTCCCAGCGTCGCTGTCGCTCCCGTCGCCGTGCCGACGCCGCACCAGCGCGCCTTCCTCGACCTCGGCGCGGTCGCCGACATCGCCCGCGTTTATGTCAACGGCCGCGACGCCGGCATCCTCTGGAAACCGCCCTTCCGCGCCGACATCACCGCGCTCCTCCAGCCCGGCGAAAACACGCTCGAAATCCACGTCGCCAACCGCTGGATAAACCGGCTCATCGGCGACGAGGCGATTGACGACGGCCTCTCGTATCAGGACACCGGCGGCAAAAACAAATTCACCGACGGGCGCATCCAAAAACTCCCCGACTGGCTCTACGACCCGGCGAAACGCGGCGGGCGCAAGCGCCACAGTTTCTCCGTATGGAAACACTACAACGCCGATTCCCCGCTCGTCCCCGCCGGCCTCCTCGGTCCGGTCACGCTCGAATGGCTCAATCACATTACGCCCGGCGCGACGCCGTAG
- a CDS encoding PA14 domain-containing protein, with translation MQANRAQLRPSTIPGPRFDMRLLRFPLSFAMLFCAAVLSASAQSFSPVASGPLGDVTTRDGDSAFDVFYFAAPDFAGEPVMTRFEARIASDTSAIAASIPAGRRGSVRWSATITPKRSGVFPLSLRATGAAVLKIDGVPVISRPASDTGINSRSTGSAELLAGRPYEFVVEFPGTDAQGQIALEWAQPAAAGVQGSADKNVRAPASAAAETTAGPRPGERIGEPARLENAAYALDSQADGTLVVTQKSTGARAEFAPEFIVVFQPRGREAKLDRYGGKYLDDGPVGNTSYRVVAWEKETDFLAAAKPRARLRASRVTREGGALRWAFPAQPGYTLSATVTAPADGTEPALAFRLDATAPGQVSVGYAGAPATGLGKADWIWQPLVWQEKRFPNRSYLTLEYQCPIGFAMTGLGGDTIAVGADARELPFRMPTAADSRFGILVRNAAGLAQPMLFAPVLGGAGSSVEPGASRAFMLRLVARRGAWFENYRHLATSLYGFRDVRENVLCSLNTTLENLADFVLNDRFCYWYPKYKTWGYQNDAGPDAGRQQSAADALSLALVLDRAEMLRRRAIPTVEYMLSRKTNQAKLTDPKIMGTAFRYPVDLVAAWRLTGGRAMPIREKITPGLAGKKPAAAAASSWAASNRALLNHLAAYRLTGDKAFLDAAREAADRYIAARIDRPVESFRGAPSSFWPDIAPSYDHLYELYGATGDPRYLRAAAAAMREITAFAYLAPVPDTDFVANPGGIYNGQPVPEETVPAWVVSANGLAAECAATSHSHRGIFMSAYFAGYMTRLGFDAREPFFTDIARNAVVGRYANYPSYAYRNGYTTLHQKPDFPLRTFEEIKKFTSAHYNHPLPMAAFLVDYIVADTYARSAGQIDFPSEYTYSGAYFRNKTYGNRPGKFLGDDGVFLWMPKGLVSVDSIQLNYLSARGNGKLYLAFSNQSARPVSAAIAVNPDRAAVAGAHRARVWHFPDLAHTGHDFAAQRSAGIPARDSCASRDIADRNVRAPSAAVAPEMLTVTDGRAAIEVAPKGLTCVVIDDVAARTEIQDAMLDPRSPPLPAGATVTAKTPFGPATATALRFGRGLTTVHVWLEAAPPAVGKAVLRYQSDDGKTAQLECSEFPFEFTVPVSDAAKDFRCTIEAVTPKGPKTSPELRIRLQ, from the coding sequence CCGCTTTCCTTCGCGATGCTTTTCTGCGCGGCAGTGCTTTCGGCCTCCGCGCAGTCGTTTTCTCCCGTGGCCTCCGGCCCGCTCGGCGATGTCACGACGCGCGATGGCGACAGCGCGTTTGACGTGTTTTATTTCGCCGCGCCGGATTTCGCGGGCGAGCCCGTAATGACGCGTTTCGAGGCGCGCATCGCTTCCGACACCTCCGCCATCGCCGCCAGCATCCCGGCGGGCCGGCGCGGCTCGGTGCGCTGGAGCGCGACCATCACGCCGAAACGCTCCGGCGTTTTTCCGCTTTCGCTGCGCGCCACTGGCGCCGCCGTCCTGAAAATCGACGGCGTGCCCGTCATCAGCCGTCCCGCCTCCGACACCGGCATCAACTCCCGCTCTACCGGCTCCGCCGAGCTTCTCGCGGGCCGGCCCTACGAATTCGTCGTCGAGTTTCCCGGCACCGATGCCCAAGGGCAGATAGCGCTCGAGTGGGCGCAGCCCGCCGCCGCCGGCGTCCAAGGGAGCGCGGACAAGAATGTCCGCGCTCCTGCCAGCGCCGCCGCCGAAACCACCGCCGGGCCGCGCCCCGGCGAACGCATCGGCGAGCCCGCCCGCCTCGAAAACGCCGCCTATGCGCTCGACTCGCAGGCCGACGGCACGCTGGTCGTCACGCAGAAGAGCACCGGCGCGCGCGCCGAGTTTGCCCCCGAGTTCATCGTCGTTTTTCAACCGCGCGGACGGGAGGCCAAGCTGGACCGCTACGGCGGCAAATATCTCGACGACGGTCCCGTCGGGAACACGAGCTACCGCGTCGTCGCATGGGAGAAGGAAACCGATTTTCTCGCCGCCGCCAAACCCCGCGCGCGCCTTCGCGCCAGCCGTGTCACGCGCGAGGGCGGCGCGCTTCGCTGGGCGTTTCCCGCGCAGCCCGGCTACACGCTTTCCGCCACGGTGACCGCGCCCGCCGACGGCACCGAGCCCGCGCTCGCGTTTCGCCTCGATGCGACCGCGCCCGGGCAGGTTTCCGTCGGCTATGCCGGCGCGCCCGCCACCGGCCTCGGCAAGGCCGATTGGATTTGGCAGCCGCTCGTCTGGCAGGAAAAACGTTTCCCCAATCGCTCCTATCTCACGCTCGAATACCAATGCCCCATCGGTTTTGCGATGACCGGGCTCGGGGGCGACACCATCGCGGTCGGCGCGGACGCGCGCGAACTGCCCTTCCGCATGCCCACCGCCGCCGACTCGCGCTTCGGCATTCTCGTGCGCAATGCCGCCGGTCTCGCCCAGCCCATGCTTTTCGCGCCCGTGCTCGGCGGAGCCGGTTCGAGTGTCGAGCCCGGCGCGTCCCGCGCGTTCATGCTGCGCCTCGTCGCGCGGCGCGGCGCGTGGTTTGAAAACTACCGTCACCTCGCCACCTCGCTTTATGGTTTCCGCGACGTGCGCGAAAATGTCCTCTGCTCGCTCAACACCACGCTGGAAAATCTCGCCGACTTCGTCCTCAACGACCGCTTTTGCTACTGGTATCCAAAATACAAGACATGGGGCTACCAGAACGACGCCGGCCCCGACGCCGGGCGCCAGCAATCCGCCGCCGATGCCCTCTCGCTCGCGCTCGTGCTCGACCGCGCCGAGATGCTCCGGCGCCGCGCCATCCCCACGGTCGAATACATGCTCTCGCGCAAAACCAACCAGGCGAAGCTCACCGACCCGAAAATCATGGGCACAGCGTTCCGCTATCCCGTGGACCTCGTCGCCGCGTGGCGCCTCACCGGCGGGCGCGCCATGCCCATCCGCGAAAAAATCACACCCGGCCTGGCAGGGAAAAAGCCCGCCGCGGCCGCCGCGTCGTCATGGGCCGCAAGCAATCGCGCGCTCCTCAATCACCTCGCCGCCTACCGGCTCACCGGTGACAAGGCCTTTCTCGACGCCGCGCGCGAGGCCGCCGACCGCTACATCGCCGCGCGCATCGACCGGCCCGTGGAAAGCTTCCGCGGCGCCCCCAGTTCGTTCTGGCCCGACATCGCGCCTTCCTACGACCACCTCTACGAACTCTACGGCGCGACCGGCGACCCCCGCTATCTCCGCGCCGCCGCCGCCGCGATGCGCGAAATCACCGCCTTTGCCTACCTCGCGCCCGTGCCCGATACCGATTTCGTCGCAAATCCCGGCGGCATCTACAACGGCCAGCCCGTCCCCGAGGAGACCGTGCCCGCGTGGGTGGTCTCCGCCAACGGCCTCGCCGCCGAATGCGCCGCCACTTCGCACAGCCACCGCGGCATCTTCATGTCCGCCTACTTCGCCGGCTACATGACGCGCCTCGGCTTCGATGCCCGCGAGCCCTTTTTCACCGACATCGCCCGCAACGCCGTCGTCGGGCGCTACGCCAACTACCCGAGCTACGCCTACCGCAACGGCTACACCACGCTCCACCAGAAACCGGATTTCCCGCTGCGCACCTTTGAGGAGATCAAAAAATTCACCTCCGCGCACTACAACCATCCGCTGCCCATGGCGGCGTTTCTCGTCGATTATATCGTCGCCGACACCTACGCGCGTTCCGCCGGCCAGATCGATTTCCCCTCCGAGTACACCTACTCGGGCGCCTACTTCCGCAACAAAACCTACGGCAACCGCCCCGGAAAGTTTCTCGGCGACGACGGTGTTTTCCTCTGGATGCCGAAGGGACTTGTATCGGTGGATTCGATACAACTCAACTACCTCTCCGCGCGCGGCAACGGGAAACTCTACCTCGCCTTTTCCAACCAGAGTGCGCGTCCCGTCTCCGCCGCCATTGCCGTGAACCCCGACCGCGCCGCCGTCGCCGGTGCGCACCGTGCCCGCGTCTGGCATTTTCCCGACCTTGCACACACCGGTCACGACTTCGCCGCCCAAAGGAGCGCGGGCATTCCTGCCCGCGATTCTTGCGCTTCTCGCGACATCGCGGACAGGAATGTCCGCGCTCCCAGTGCCGCCGTCGCCCCCGAGATGCTCACCGTCACCGACGGTCGCGCCGCCATCGAGGTTGCGCCGAAGGGCCTGACCTGCGTCGTCATCGACGACGTCGCGGCGCGCACCGAAATCCAGGACGCGATGCTCGATCCGCGCTCCCCGCCGCTCCCCGCCGGCGCGACCGTGACCGCGAAGACGCCCTTCGGCCCGGCGACCGCGACCGCGCTGCGTTTCGGCCGCGGGCTCACCACCGTCCACGTCTGGCTGGAGGCCGCGCCGCCCGCCGTGGGCAAGGCGGTGCTCCGCTATCAGTCGGACGACGGGAAAACCGCGCAACTGGAATGCAGCGAATTCCCGTTTGAATTTACCGTCCCCGTTTCCGATGCGGCCAAGGATTTCCGCTGCACCATCGAAGCCGTCACGCCGAAAGGCCCGAAAACTTCGCCCGAACTCAGAATCCGCCTGCAATAG